Proteins encoded within one genomic window of Paraglaciecola psychrophila 170:
- a CDS encoding glucosaminidase domain-containing protein, translating into MRDFIKISVVTLAVVISTIVFIVLLQQFKTKDVAEDIISLNGLHIAPLDSSRKAVPNFSDYADVIEKKQAFFAYLQPEIQRQNEIVLKEREMVIALQALFLKQQEFNKHQKAVFKKLAKKYQFSSDKSLSVEQTLETLVRRVDTIPEALILVQAANESGWGESRFAQKGYNFFGLWCFKKGCGFVPKQRTDGAEHEVARFRDLSHAVMTYVRNINRHYAYKDLRVIRQILREADKPVTARALAVGLSSYSERGQEYIDELLSMLRVNRKHMETES; encoded by the coding sequence ATGCGTGATTTTATTAAAATATCTGTTGTGACCCTTGCTGTTGTAATCAGCACAATAGTATTCATTGTTTTACTACAACAATTTAAAACTAAAGACGTTGCGGAAGACATTATTAGCCTGAATGGTTTACACATCGCTCCACTAGATAGCAGTAGGAAAGCAGTACCAAATTTTTCTGATTATGCTGATGTTATCGAAAAAAAACAGGCGTTTTTTGCTTATTTACAACCTGAAATTCAAAGACAAAATGAGATTGTATTAAAAGAGCGTGAAATGGTAATTGCTCTGCAAGCGTTATTCTTAAAACAACAAGAGTTTAATAAGCATCAAAAAGCAGTATTTAAGAAGTTAGCAAAAAAATATCAATTTAGCAGTGATAAATCTCTATCTGTAGAACAAACCTTAGAAACATTAGTCAGAAGAGTTGACACAATACCAGAGGCCCTCATTTTAGTTCAGGCGGCGAATGAATCTGGTTGGGGCGAATCAAGGTTTGCTCAAAAGGGCTACAATTTTTTTGGTCTTTGGTGTTTTAAAAAGGGCTGTGGTTTTGTACCTAAACAACGTACTGATGGGGCTGAACATGAAGTCGCAAGGTTTAGAGATTTGTCACATGCAGTTATGACCTATGTTCGTAACATCAATCGTCATTATGCATATAAAGACTTACGTGTAATAAGGCAAATTCTTAGAGAGGCTGATAAGCCCGTTACTGCAAGAGCTCTCGCAGTCGGTCTATCAAGTTATTCTGAGCGTGGACAAGAATACATTGATGAATTGTTAAGCATGTTGCGAGTAAACAGAAAACATATGGAAACAGAGAGTTGA
- a CDS encoding DUF2987 domain-containing protein: MKLIIFILGLTILSSFAAAETLEVEYSSFYSHVKKLDDPETNVLRFAFGFQHITEERLCHISSAKIVTQKQTLELTVEDNERFTVPTDKILKMAKAQVVLELDDQANRCDMSVQLETLPSYLKTQYSHDELLLLFEQYQAFFDEMGGFLSFMMPSAEGLLFHFEEGVTLPESLQPLMNKEGTIALNKIWLAQGNGLELPQKPLRITTIVEK, encoded by the coding sequence TTGAAATTAATTATATTTATATTAGGGCTGACGATTTTAAGTTCATTTGCTGCTGCAGAGACCTTAGAAGTAGAGTATTCGAGTTTTTATAGTCATGTTAAAAAACTGGATGATCCTGAGACAAACGTATTAAGGTTTGCTTTTGGATTTCAGCATATTACCGAGGAACGTCTTTGTCACATCAGCAGTGCAAAAATAGTTACGCAAAAACAAACATTAGAATTAACGGTAGAAGATAATGAGCGTTTTACGGTGCCAACAGATAAAATTCTTAAAATGGCTAAGGCACAGGTAGTCCTCGAATTAGATGATCAGGCAAATAGATGTGATATGTCAGTGCAATTAGAGACGTTACCGAGTTATTTGAAGACACAATATAGCCATGATGAGCTGTTGTTATTGTTTGAGCAATATCAGGCATTTTTTGATGAGATGGGCGGATTTCTGTCGTTTATGATGCCTTCTGCTGAAGGTTTACTGTTTCACTTCGAAGAGGGGGTCACTTTACCTGAAAGTTTGCAACCCTTAATGAATAAAGAGGGAACTATAGCGTTGAACAAAATATGGCTGGCACAGGGGAACGGACTTGAATTGCCCCAAAAACCGTTACGCATAACCACTATTGTGGAGAAATAA
- a CDS encoding YkvA family protein, giving the protein MPIQISFELSDSDLEHFRTMMKAAMSKASKLPPAEVLQKARSVCAEMEQANLPDFVKRRMESLETLISALEDPEWQMPEDEKNEILTSLAYFSEPEDLVPDNIPGLGYVDDAIMIELVIQELSQDLSAYRQFCKFRTTEETRRGSEANVNRDSWLDSKRTELRSNMRRNRSTGGSRRLFSRRD; this is encoded by the coding sequence ATGCCCATTCAAATTAGTTTCGAACTTTCTGATAGTGACTTAGAACATTTTCGTACCATGATGAAAGCCGCAATGAGTAAAGCCAGTAAATTACCACCGGCCGAAGTGTTACAGAAAGCACGTTCCGTTTGTGCAGAAATGGAACAGGCTAATTTACCTGATTTTGTTAAACGCAGAATGGAATCTCTCGAAACTCTTATTTCTGCTTTAGAAGACCCAGAATGGCAAATGCCAGAAGATGAAAAAAATGAAATTCTGACTTCACTTGCCTATTTTAGTGAACCTGAAGATTTAGTGCCAGACAACATTCCTGGTTTAGGATATGTAGATGATGCCATTATGATCGAATTGGTCATTCAAGAGTTGTCACAAGATTTGTCAGCTTATAGACAATTTTGCAAATTCAGAACAACTGAAGAAACTCGCAGAGGCTCTGAAGCTAATGTAAATAGGGACAGTTGGTTGGACAGCAAAAGAACAGAGCTTCGTTCAAATATGCGCCGTAACCGTAGTACTGGCGGGAGTAGGCGTTTATTCTCTAGGAGAGATTAG
- a CDS encoding patatin-like phospholipase family protein produces the protein MKIGLALGSGAARGWAHIGVIQALEEMGIEIDIVSGCSIGSYVGAAYASGKLSELAEWVESLTDWQVFALMGVGFHKGGLVSGLKVFKALQDNFSFETFEELNKPFAAVATDLYSGREVNFMSGSVVEAVKASCAIPGLFPPILFENRWLVDGGVVNPVPVNMCRMLGADIVIAVNLSADFRPQSLVANPIDHSNNQKKTSDFFKRSQQQIQQWFKKDGDTTPDATEQDIITDQEFLTEECLEILEPANVEPSKTPQIPSQNHIIVPPAPSIINAMTGSLDILSARVTRSRLAGDPPDILIEPQLRDFGMMEFYRAKELIEHGRASVHRIEEQIKYQLGTD, from the coding sequence ATGAAAATTGGTCTAGCATTAGGAAGCGGCGCTGCAAGAGGATGGGCGCACATAGGCGTGATCCAAGCTCTAGAAGAAATGGGCATCGAGATAGATATAGTATCCGGGTGCTCTATAGGCTCTTATGTGGGAGCCGCTTATGCCTCTGGGAAATTGTCAGAATTAGCTGAATGGGTTGAAAGCCTAACAGATTGGCAGGTGTTTGCTTTGATGGGAGTCGGTTTTCATAAAGGTGGCCTCGTGAGTGGGCTTAAAGTATTTAAAGCCCTGCAAGATAACTTTAGTTTTGAAACCTTTGAAGAGTTAAATAAACCTTTTGCAGCTGTCGCCACGGACTTATACAGCGGCCGAGAAGTTAACTTTATGAGTGGCTCTGTGGTTGAAGCTGTTAAGGCATCATGTGCGATTCCTGGTTTGTTTCCGCCGATTTTATTTGAAAATAGATGGCTTGTTGATGGGGGCGTGGTTAATCCTGTGCCAGTTAATATGTGCAGAATGTTAGGTGCAGACATTGTGATCGCAGTTAATCTAAGTGCAGATTTTAGACCTCAATCTTTGGTCGCCAATCCTATTGATCATAGTAATAACCAAAAAAAGACATCCGATTTTTTTAAACGTAGTCAGCAACAAATTCAACAATGGTTTAAGAAGGATGGAGATACAACTCCTGATGCAACTGAGCAAGACATAATTACAGACCAAGAATTTTTGACTGAAGAATGTTTAGAAATTCTTGAGCCTGCCAATGTGGAACCGTCAAAAACACCACAGATACCAAGTCAGAATCATATTATTGTGCCCCCTGCTCCATCCATTATTAATGCTATGACAGGATCATTAGATATCCTATCTGCAAGAGTGACTCGCTCTCGCCTAGCTGGCGATCCACCGGACATTCTAATTGAACCACAGCTTCGTGATTTCGGTATGATGGAGTTTTATCGAGCCAAAGAACTTATTGAGCATGGTCGTGCTAGTGTTCATAGAATTGAAGAGCAAATAAAATATCAGCTGGGTACAGACTAA
- the ttcA gene encoding tRNA 2-thiocytidine(32) synthetase TtcA gives MNYPVLISKNTQSFNKLQKRIRHNTGKALADFNMIEDGDKVMVCLSGGKDSYTMLDMLLHMQKVAPISFSIIAVNLDQKQPGFPEHVLPEYLTQLGVDFEVVEEDTYSIVIDKVPEGKTTCALCSRLRRGILYNTATRLKATKIALGHHRDDMLETLFLNMFNGGQLKSMPPKLVSDDGKQMVIRPLAYCAEQDIAAYSQHLEFPIIPCNLCGSQENLQRKVIKGMLQDWQQRFPGRIESMTKALQNVVPSHLADNTQFDFVALKTQSTPFENGDIGFDPPELTSVTSTQFKEVMSLNITNI, from the coding sequence ATCAATTATCCAGTATTAATAAGCAAAAACACACAAAGCTTCAATAAATTACAAAAACGCATCAGACATAACACCGGTAAAGCGCTAGCTGATTTTAATATGATTGAAGATGGCGACAAAGTCATGGTCTGCTTATCTGGAGGGAAAGATAGTTACACTATGTTGGATATGTTGCTGCATATGCAAAAAGTAGCACCCATTTCGTTTAGTATTATTGCGGTTAATCTTGATCAGAAACAACCTGGGTTCCCAGAGCATGTATTGCCTGAATACCTTACCCAGCTTGGTGTAGATTTTGAGGTAGTAGAAGAAGACACTTATTCCATCGTAATAGATAAAGTACCTGAAGGTAAAACTACCTGTGCACTTTGTTCAAGACTGCGCCGAGGCATTTTATACAACACAGCTACGCGATTAAAAGCCACTAAAATTGCACTGGGACATCATAGAGATGATATGTTGGAGACGCTCTTTCTTAACATGTTTAATGGGGGGCAGTTAAAATCGATGCCACCAAAATTAGTCAGTGATGATGGCAAACAAATGGTTATTCGGCCACTGGCTTATTGCGCCGAACAGGATATTGCTGCTTATTCTCAACACCTTGAATTCCCGATTATTCCTTGCAATCTCTGTGGCTCCCAAGAAAATCTGCAAAGAAAAGTCATAAAAGGTATGTTGCAAGATTGGCAGCAGCGCTTTCCTGGCAGAATAGAATCCATGACAAAAGCATTACAAAATGTGGTGCCTTCGCATCTAGCTGATAATACTCAATTTGATTTTGTTGCTTTAAAAACTCAATCTACACCATTTGAAAACGGTGATATTGGTTTTGATCCTCCCGAACTGACCTCAGTCACTTCGACACAGTTTAAAGAAGTAATGTCGCTCAACATAACCAACATTTAG
- a CDS encoding ATP-binding cassette domain-containing protein, which produces MPYSLSIQDLFFTWSKQSEFALRIPNWQVETGKKVFLYGRSGEGKSTLLNLISGIENRYSGDIHV; this is translated from the coding sequence ATGCCTTATAGTTTGTCAATACAAGACCTATTTTTTACTTGGTCAAAACAAAGTGAATTTGCTCTACGTATACCTAATTGGCAAGTGGAGACAGGAAAAAAAGTATTCTTATATGGACGTTCAGGGGAAGGAAAGTCTACGTTGTTGAATTTAATTTCTGGTATTGAAAACCGCTATAGTGGTGACATACATGTTTAG
- a CDS encoding ABC transporter ATP-binding protein yields the protein MTELSQRQKDTFRANNIGIIFQQFNLLPYLSAEQNIRLSQRFRSVNKTADSIELASISERLELNRHILKQKSIELSVGQQQRVAVTRALFGSPALIIADEPTSALDTQTRTQFIQLLLDSAESSTVIFVSHDMSLASHFDQQLALADLQQPRGEVDAA from the coding sequence ATGACCGAATTAAGCCAAAGGCAAAAAGACACGTTCAGAGCGAATAATATTGGCATTATATTTCAACAGTTTAATTTATTGCCTTATTTATCAGCAGAACAAAATATACGTTTGTCCCAGCGTTTTAGAAGTGTAAATAAGACTGCAGACTCAATCGAACTAGCCTCAATATCTGAACGCTTAGAATTAAACCGTCATATACTCAAACAAAAATCAATTGAGCTGAGTGTTGGTCAACAGCAAAGAGTAGCCGTTACACGAGCCTTGTTCGGCTCGCCTGCGTTAATTATTGCCGACGAACCTACCTCGGCCTTAGATACTCAGACCAGAACACAATTTATCCAGTTATTATTAGACTCAGCTGAATCCTCGACGGTTATATTTGTTAGTCACGATATGTCTTTGGCTTCACACTTTGATCAACAATTAGCTCTAGCAGATTTACAGCAACCAAGGGGCGAAGTTGATGCTGCTTAA
- a CDS encoding peptide ABC transporter permease, producing MLLKLVLASLWSRRVMAILTCTSIAISMLVLIGVELLRVEVKNNFERAVSGVDLIVGSRTSGINLLLFSVFKIGNPSNNLQ from the coding sequence ATGCTGCTTAAATTAGTCTTAGCAAGTCTATGGTCGCGGCGAGTTATGGCTATTCTGACTTGTACATCAATTGCGATAAGCATGCTGGTGCTTATTGGCGTTGAGCTTTTGCGTGTAGAGGTAAAAAACAACTTTGAACGGGCTGTATCTGGCGTAGACTTGATCGTGGGTAGCCGTACTAGTGGCATAAACTTATTACTATTTTCGGTGTTTAAAATTGGCAACCCTAGCAACAACCTGCAATGA
- a CDS encoding ABC transporter permease has product MGDSHQGFSVIGTTSDYFEYFKYADKQNISFAQSERFKRLYEVMLGVDAAKSLEYNINQSLVMSHGTGKVSFTHHEDHPFKVVGILKSTGTPAEQSLYIPLQSIDILHQTQHIHDELLTDAPLGKQYQSQLNAFLLGSKSKIAVLRLQRDINQYTQEPLSAILPTLALRELWKIVGAVEISLRVISWLILATALICMKTMLLASMKENWKC; this is encoded by the coding sequence ATGGGAGATTCTCATCAAGGGTTTTCTGTGATCGGCACAACGAGTGACTATTTCGAATATTTTAAGTATGCCGATAAACAAAACATTTCATTCGCGCAAAGTGAACGTTTTAAACGTTTATATGAAGTTATGTTAGGTGTAGATGCAGCTAAGAGTCTGGAATATAACATAAATCAATCGCTAGTCATGTCTCATGGCACCGGTAAGGTCAGCTTTACCCATCACGAAGACCATCCTTTTAAGGTAGTCGGGATATTAAAATCGACAGGTACACCCGCAGAACAGTCTTTATATATCCCCTTACAAAGCATCGATATCCTGCATCAAACACAACATATTCATGATGAATTATTAACAGATGCACCTTTAGGAAAACAATATCAATCACAGCTCAATGCGTTTTTACTTGGTAGTAAAAGCAAAATAGCCGTATTACGTTTGCAGCGAGATATTAATCAATATACACAAGAGCCGCTTAGCGCAATTCTGCCTACTTTAGCTCTACGTGAGCTTTGGAAAATTGTAGGTGCGGTTGAAATTAGCTTGAGGGTGATTTCATGGCTGATATTAGCTACAGCTCTTATTTGTATGAAAACTATGTTGTTGGCCTCAATGAAAGAGAATTGGAAGTGCTGA
- a CDS encoding FtsX-like permease family protein yields MLRALGAKAHVIILLIGAEALLPKTVGSLAGYLLITLGLLLGQPLLEQQFAFYISPYVDFASVAHFFFIAACAAILLSFIPAVVAYKKSLLSGLKQ; encoded by the coding sequence GTGCTGAGAGCTTTAGGTGCTAAAGCGCATGTCATTATTTTACTGATTGGCGCTGAGGCTTTGTTGCCTAAAACTGTGGGTTCATTGGCAGGTTATTTATTGATCACATTGGGGTTACTACTAGGCCAGCCTTTACTTGAACAACAATTTGCCTTTTACATCAGCCCATATGTAGATTTCGCTTCCGTTGCACATTTCTTCTTTATAGCTGCATGTGCAGCTATATTATTGTCTTTTATCCCAGCAGTAGTTGCTTATAAAAAGTCACTACTTAGCGGCCTTAAACAATAG
- the uspE gene encoding universal stress protein UspE has product MNYQKILAVIEPEITNQKSLARAIEIAKINGASITAFLTIYDFSYEMTTMLSMDERENMRQAVIDDRTDWLVNLVSEKFSTQSVSIDVKIVWHNRPYESIIYEVIDKGYDLIVKGTQQHDSLKSVIFTPTDWHIMRKAPVPVLLVKEHDWPIGGQIIAAINVGVDVKEHISLNEEITKQALHFAKLLSSNVHLVNSYPGTPANIVIEIPEFDPTSYDESAKQHHEQCMQEHSERHHISKTHCHVDIGLPEDVIPKYAEQLDAELVVLGTIGRQGISAALIGNTAEHVIDKLNCDVLAIKPDGFVSPVKC; this is encoded by the coding sequence ATGAATTATCAGAAAATATTAGCCGTTATAGAGCCAGAGATTACTAACCAAAAATCATTAGCCAGAGCAATTGAAATAGCCAAAATCAACGGCGCCAGTATTACTGCATTTCTAACTATCTATGACTTTTCGTACGAAATGACCACTATGCTCTCTATGGATGAGCGCGAAAATATGCGACAGGCCGTTATAGATGACAGAACTGACTGGTTAGTTAATTTAGTCTCAGAGAAATTCAGTACTCAAAGCGTGAGCATCGATGTTAAAATCGTTTGGCATAATCGACCTTATGAAAGCATTATTTATGAAGTGATAGACAAAGGCTACGATCTGATTGTTAAAGGCACTCAGCAACATGATTCATTAAAATCAGTTATTTTCACTCCCACCGACTGGCATATCATGCGAAAAGCACCCGTGCCTGTGTTATTAGTAAAAGAGCATGATTGGCCTATTGGGGGTCAAATTATTGCTGCAATTAACGTAGGAGTTGATGTCAAAGAGCACATTTCGTTAAACGAAGAAATCACGAAGCAAGCCTTACATTTTGCTAAGTTATTATCTTCAAATGTTCACTTAGTTAATTCTTATCCTGGCACACCTGCCAACATTGTTATCGAAATTCCTGAGTTTGACCCCACCTCGTACGACGAATCAGCTAAGCAGCACCATGAACAATGTATGCAAGAACACAGTGAAAGACACCACATAAGTAAAACACATTGTCACGTGGATATTGGCTTGCCAGAGGACGTGATCCCAAAATACGCTGAACAATTAGATGCAGAGTTGGTAGTGCTTGGTACTATTGGTCGGCAAGGTATTTCTGCAGCGCTAATCGGTAACACCGCAGAACATGTGATTGATAAACTTAATTGTGATGTATTGGCGATTAAGCCTGATGGCTTCGTGTCACCTGTAAAATGTTAA
- a CDS encoding sulfite exporter TauE/SafE family protein, producing the protein MNDLTFVSALLIGLAGGVHCVGMCGGIVGAFTYAVPKNSAMLPYTLAYNFGRVVSYIIAGSITGWAGYLFAHQINQGIIILQFVSGVFLFLLGLYIAGWWQGLSNIEKLGSKFWKLIRPWSKKLLPFKSPLHALPYGMIWGWLPCGLVYSVLTWSLASGSALQGAIIMAGFGLGTLPIMILMASGFDKIQQLIQTPKAKFFMGLLLMLFATNQLFQAISGSIQ; encoded by the coding sequence ATGAATGACTTAACGTTTGTTTCGGCTTTACTAATTGGTTTAGCAGGTGGAGTGCATTGCGTAGGCATGTGTGGAGGCATCGTGGGGGCTTTTACTTATGCGGTCCCTAAAAATTCAGCGATGTTACCTTACACTCTGGCCTACAATTTCGGCCGAGTAGTAAGCTATATTATTGCAGGGTCAATAACTGGATGGGCTGGCTATTTGTTTGCCCATCAAATTAATCAAGGTATTATCATCTTGCAGTTTGTTAGCGGGGTGTTCCTATTTTTATTAGGGTTATATATTGCGGGTTGGTGGCAAGGACTTAGCAACATTGAAAAGCTAGGTAGCAAATTTTGGAAATTAATACGTCCATGGTCAAAAAAATTACTTCCCTTTAAAAGCCCATTACACGCTCTACCCTATGGCATGATTTGGGGATGGTTACCCTGTGGCTTAGTTTATTCGGTGCTAACGTGGTCTTTGGCCAGCGGGTCTGCACTTCAGGGGGCTATTATTATGGCTGGTTTTGGTTTAGGCACCTTACCAATAATGATATTAATGGCTTCTGGATTCGACAAGATTCAACAATTAATCCAAACCCCTAAAGCGAAATTTTTCATGGGTTTACTGCTCATGTTATTCGCTACAAATCAATTATTCCAAGCTATTTCAGGCTCAATTCAATAA
- the ccoS gene encoding cbb3-type cytochrome oxidase assembly protein CcoS encodes MSSIYVLIPLAILLVSIAIGVFFWAVKSNQFEDLERHGSSILFDDDLPKKPSEPQPTSNKSDE; translated from the coding sequence TTGAGCAGTATATATGTTTTGATCCCACTGGCTATATTACTAGTGAGCATAGCAATCGGTGTGTTTTTTTGGGCTGTGAAATCTAATCAATTCGAGGATTTAGAGCGCCACGGTAGTAGTATTTTGTTCGACGATGACCTGCCTAAGAAACCCTCAGAACCACAACCAACATCTAACAAAAGTGATGAATGA
- a CDS encoding heavy metal translocating P-type ATPase — MLAKCFHCGLDIAPQLNHHTSVLSKRQSFCCIGCCAVADAIVKNGLEDYYHYRSEFAEKASENEADLLQRLKVFDDDSILQEFVESENDVSEIQLTISGINCAACGWLIEKQLAKLNGIMKVGVNVSARRASVTWNSQQLKLSQILSHIEKIGYHAKPFQPEQHEATFNQENKAFLKRLGLAGLMTMQVMMLNIGTFFDLFGHIDAETKQYFNWISLLLTTPVILYSASEFYTSAVRGLRAGTFNMDVPIVLALGITYISGVFATAQNTGQTYFESLCMFVFLLLVSRYLEHSARYKAVQASANMLEYMPTTATLIEGDTLTPVLAKSLKVQQLVLVKAGELVPVDGIIIHGQGQLDQAMLTGEFDLISKFTGDQVLAGSLNQLGTLTVKVTASLQHSTLNQINKLQTQAMSTKPRIASLADQFSQYFVIVVLVIACVSYVVWQQIDPSEALWVMVAVLIATCPCALGLATPSALSCAIANLNSKGVLLKRGDALEQIALVDWIGLDKTGTFTEGQFVLTQCINPSQKPDLDYLELAASIERYSSHPIAKAFRDYESPHTVTEFQSEMGKGVSGIIAGVAYKLGAASFMDISIPENMSACNVFLQSDSDLLCGFLLTDKLRPQGVDLINDLKAYDINLISGDIAPIVKSVAEQLGINNWLAEQSPEDKLNTIKVAQANKHVVLMVGDGINDGPVLAQADVSITLGAGSDLAKSSADIVLLDNDLAKIQTIFRIAARCKSKIKQNIGWAIGYNLLILPLAVMGLLSPWMAVLGMSVSSLIVVVNSTRLLK; from the coding sequence ATGTTGGCTAAGTGTTTTCATTGTGGGTTGGATATAGCCCCGCAGCTTAATCATCACACTTCTGTATTGAGTAAAAGGCAATCCTTTTGTTGTATTGGATGTTGCGCGGTGGCTGATGCAATAGTTAAAAATGGATTGGAAGATTATTATCATTATCGAAGTGAGTTTGCTGAAAAGGCATCAGAAAACGAAGCAGACTTACTACAAAGACTAAAAGTATTCGACGACGACAGTATATTGCAGGAATTTGTTGAAAGTGAGAATGACGTAAGCGAAATTCAATTGACCATTAGCGGTATTAATTGTGCGGCTTGTGGATGGCTCATCGAGAAACAACTGGCTAAATTAAATGGCATCATGAAAGTTGGTGTTAATGTATCAGCCAGACGTGCGAGCGTAACGTGGAATAGTCAGCAACTAAAGCTCAGTCAGATATTAAGTCATATTGAAAAAATAGGCTATCACGCAAAACCTTTTCAACCCGAGCAACATGAAGCTACATTCAATCAAGAAAACAAGGCGTTTTTAAAGCGCTTAGGTTTAGCTGGTTTAATGACGATGCAAGTCATGATGTTAAATATAGGCACTTTTTTTGATTTGTTCGGGCATATAGATGCTGAAACTAAACAATACTTTAATTGGATTAGCTTGTTATTAACTACCCCTGTTATTCTCTATTCAGCCTCCGAATTTTATACTAGCGCTGTCCGTGGTCTGCGCGCTGGAACATTTAATATGGATGTGCCCATTGTTTTGGCTTTAGGCATTACATATATATCAGGCGTGTTTGCCACGGCACAAAATACGGGGCAAACCTACTTTGAATCATTGTGTATGTTTGTATTTTTACTGTTGGTTAGCCGTTATCTTGAACATAGCGCACGTTACAAAGCGGTTCAAGCATCTGCCAATATGCTGGAGTACATGCCCACCACTGCTACTTTGATTGAAGGTGATACGTTAACCCCAGTGTTGGCTAAGTCTTTAAAGGTACAGCAGTTAGTGTTAGTAAAAGCCGGTGAGTTAGTTCCTGTCGATGGGATTATTATTCATGGACAAGGACAACTTGATCAAGCAATGTTAACGGGTGAGTTTGATTTGATCAGTAAATTCACTGGTGACCAAGTTTTAGCCGGCAGTTTGAATCAATTAGGCACGTTGACCGTGAAAGTCACCGCAAGCTTGCAACATTCCACACTTAATCAAATCAATAAATTACAGACACAAGCCATGAGTACTAAGCCAAGGATTGCAAGTTTAGCTGATCAGTTCTCTCAATATTTTGTGATCGTTGTTTTAGTAATAGCCTGTGTTAGTTATGTAGTATGGCAACAAATTGACCCATCCGAAGCGCTATGGGTAATGGTTGCTGTATTGATTGCTACCTGCCCCTGTGCTTTAGGATTAGCGACGCCCTCTGCTTTATCTTGTGCCATTGCTAATTTAAACAGTAAAGGAGTGTTACTAAAACGCGGGGATGCTTTAGAGCAAATCGCGTTAGTTGACTGGATTGGTTTAGATAAAACAGGCACTTTTACAGAAGGACAATTTGTTCTGACTCAGTGCATCAATCCAAGTCAAAAACCAGACTTAGATTATCTTGAACTCGCTGCAAGCATTGAGCGATATTCATCTCACCCTATTGCAAAGGCATTCCGTGATTATGAGAGTCCACACACTGTAACTGAGTTTCAAAGTGAAATGGGAAAAGGTGTCAGTGGCATTATCGCAGGGGTTGCTTATAAACTAGGAGCTGCGAGCTTTATGGATATATCAATTCCTGAGAATATGAGTGCTTGTAATGTATTTCTTCAATCAGACAGTGACTTACTTTGTGGTTTTTTGTTAACCGATAAGCTCAGGCCACAGGGGGTTGATTTAATTAACGATCTAAAAGCTTATGATATTAATTTAATTAGTGGAGATATAGCACCTATAGTGAAATCGGTTGCTGAACAGTTAGGCATTAATAATTGGTTAGCTGAACAAAGCCCAGAAGATAAATTAAACACAATTAAAGTAGCTCAAGCAAATAAGCATGTGGTGTTAATGGTGGGTGATGGCATAAATGATGGACCCGTATTGGCTCAAGCTGATGTATCAATAACGCTAGGCGCAGGATCTGATTTGGCTAAATCATCAGCGGATATAGTCTTACTCGATAATGATCTGGCTAAGATACAAACAATTTTTCGTATCGCGGCAAGATGTAAATCTAAAATCAAACAAAATATCGGCTGGGCAATAGGATATAATTTACTAATATTACCCTTAGCTGTGATGGGTTTACTGAGTCCTTGGATGGCAGTGCTGGGGATGTCAGTGAGTTCTTTAATAGTGGTGGTGAATTCCACTCGACTTCTTAAATAA